Sequence from the Cydia fagiglandana chromosome 8, ilCydFagi1.1, whole genome shotgun sequence genome:
tttaaatgtaatataGTAATCAAAATGTCAGAACCGCTGGAACGGTTATTTACATCAAATCGaatgttttaaaaatgtttacaacTGCCAGCTTCATACAGTAAGCGCTTGTACTAACAGATATGTTACAAAACTActgtaataaaagaaaacatACCTAAACAAGAATactttggttttatttttatcttgatcGTCGAGGTTTTTCACTCCATCGATAAGAAAATGAAGAAAATTAACGGAAAAAtataatacagtggaacctcgatagcACGAATCTGAACGGAAACGCCAAAAAGTTCGTGTTAACGAGTTTTCGTCTTACTACAGAACAGAGGGTATGCACTTTGAGAGGTTCTTATAGGTTTTTATTCGTCTTAAAGAGGTTTATAGTTACAGagctaaaataaatgaaaaattcgTCCATATTAGAAAGATAATTATACAAACATTATAAAGTAGGTACGGTCTTATTATTTTCTTCGAGTTTTGATAAGTTATAATTACGAGAGAAGATATTAAAATATGTCTATTTATTCGAGTACGAATAGAGGAAAAAATTCAGATTTAGAGTTATGGAAGTTAGTATTCGATAGCCGTGAAGGGAATCGTAGATTAGGACGAAGTACCTAATCTACGATTGCCTTCACGGATAAATGTTTCAGGCGCTATACTTTAGCTTCTTTTACTGATTCCTtgtagacgaagtcgcgggcaaaagctagtaagtaggtacatattgctGAAAAAAATGGATCCGGAAACAAACAAATCCTTATTATTTGTTTGCTAAAGGAAAACGACTCCTAAGCATAATTTTTATGGGTCTATTTTCTAAGCTTCTGTGGAGAATGAGTAAACACAAACACAATTTTCCTCATGATTCCTTTGTTTTTCAAATCCctatttttacttacttttttaGTAGTTTATATACGTTCTCGTTACCAGACGgctaaattaatgttattattattttgttgagCACATATAGGTAACTAAAAAGGCGTCAAATGACATAACCTGTGTAACTAACTTACCTACATAACTTAAACCCTTTATTTAGCGGTGTCCAAAATAGGTACTGTACacaatctttttagggttccatacaaaacagaataaaataaagattttaatggggctcccatacaacaaacgtgatttttgaccaaagttaagcaacgtcgggagtggtcagtacttggatgggtgaccgtttttttttttgcttttttttgttttttttttttttgcattgtggtacggaacccttcttgcgcgagtccgactcgcacttgcccggtttcttattgtatttatttcttAACTAGAATCATTGATAATGTTCAGCGCCGAGGAGGTTTGAATTTAACTAACGACCTTCcgtgattttttgccaaattaacctcgtgccgcccaatgtgcaatacattgtacaaagtgacactcagcataactgcccagattttaaaaaattaaattcagagctaaacgcccagtgtgcaatacgCTGTACATAAAAGTTGATCAGATGTCAGTTATAAATTTTCGCGCAAAATTGGAATTTACCTAGAGGTCATGAATGGTCGGTTCAGTGGCGACCATTTTGGCAGCTGAAGTTTGGCAGATATTCATAGACAGTGTTGTACTTCCGCAATTAATTCAAACCCGCACGACAAATGGGTATATAATCTCgatttattaaatgaatcatGGCTTTTTTCGTTTAGAGagtgacataaaaattatcttcaatgtttgttttatggaattgtactgttatttttttacaaaggcacaaataagtaattttttttcttaatcgtaagattatgttcatcatattgcacactgggcgctacttttataaaaatacataatataacctacaactgaaggttcctttttgatagtttatttttaggtctgcatgatgatttacttgttgaatacgagctggaagactttttgccattacataataaaattcgtGATCCTGAATGCCAACATTCCGGTGATGAACCAAATATTTACAgtcttagtgaaaaataaagtttccAAGAAAGTGATACTTAAATACAGCCAACATACAATAACTTATACATTAATAAGAAggatattaaatattatgttaaGGAAGTTTCTTAACTATTTTTCAGACCGTGTTATAAAGcatttcagtgtcaaatatgaatgttaacatacataaaaaaagtggcccaatactaaaaaaaaattttttctgcTTATTGTTGACTTACGTTGCTTATTATGTAACTATTTAAGAAGAATTATAATAGTCAGAGGCTACGTTATCGCGATTACGTGCcttaaagttgatttaaaaaaatatattatattacttataacatcaatcaaaaacccaatgtgcatttaaatgaacaaaagatacgaaggtggaattcagtttactgtattcatttttattcacatatacccagaaaaaaatataaaaaatccaGCTCgagtttttgtaaaaaaaaaatgtttgaagtgcgtgggcagttacgacttcacaatattatggctcatatattgcacactgggcgtttagctgatcttgcgtttttttcttgggcggcacgaggttatggGCCGGGCCGTGTGATTTGCTGGTGTGAAAATAAATACTCAAGAACGATAAATATGGCTCACTTTCAATATAATTCTCTGTacaaaataacttattttaacTGTTTTAGGATGGGTGTATCTACTTATACACTTAATTACTTATGATATTAttgatatacatataagtatcCAGTTATAGCTATCGGAACAATTTAAACGCTTCATGTTAGGGTTCTAGAACTGAACCATAAAACGGCTACTAGGTACGTACTTGTCCACAACTCAGTGAACAGTCGTTGACGAATTGCTGGCAGCGTAATTTCATCTTTGCATCTCAAaagattattaattaattaatgaatcattaatgaattaattttatttattccaaaaatattCCATATGtgattaaaacatttaaaactaattacataataaaatataggtaatgaaattaaattaagacggatataaacacaaaaattaattaaattaaatatatggaCCCGGGTCTCGGGTCACCCAGACCCCGATACGACAGACGATAAACAGGGAATAGTACTTTTAGGAATCACATTTTGtttactgggctataaccgcgaaaatcgaagttcgcaaattgcgggcatttttctctgtcactctaattacgccttcattggagtaaaagagaaagattcccgcaatttgcgaatttcggttttcgcggtagcccctctgtacaGAGGTTGGTGATTTCTATTTACGTAATTAAATTGAGCGCATCCTTACTTTTAACTAGGTCCCCAAAAATCCTTCTTCAATGTTGATTGGTTGAAGTGGGTGGCTTTGATAGGTACTTTATTGTATATCAGGAACAGATTGgaagtaaattaaaaagatGGCTTCCGTCAAATTTATATGATGATTTCGGTTGACgtccagtctggcctagtgggtgaccctgcctgtgaagccgatggtcctgggtttgaatcccggtaagggcactTATTTTTGTGATACTTGTCATGGATGTTtcaatgtagtagtagtagtagtagtagtaatcactttattgtacacaacacaggtttacataatattcacagaaataaaggtacaaaggcgaacttatccctgtaagggatctcttccagctaaccaatgtatttatgtatttgtatattatatatatcgttgtctgagtaccctaacacaagctttcttgagcgtaccgtgggacttagtcaatttgtgtaaggatatccctgtaatatttatttatatatttcggcaATAACAAAAATGTGCTCGCAAAGCATGACATTGTTCGGTAGTTGCTTTTAGTAAATAGCAGGTGTATtgtggatggctttatccacgtgataaaataaccgtcATTATTTAACACTGTGACGGACATCGTTTTATCATGCTGTCACGTAGagaagaacgaccatcatatccgtacaggactTTACTAATAGCCGCTATGGATTGCCGGGTGTTGGCTAAAGAATAGTTAAACATACTTATTTCAAATATTCATTCTTCACTAGTTGcataaagtctatttcaatagaacttgctaactatgtaaacaaaccgccatattgaaattgtctctgaatgatcaatttactagtgatgggcaagactcatacttactactttactaatgtcaaaccatatcgaataataaaatacctaccaaaagtaaaaaacaagtagttacttatttttaatttgtttaatcacgatcagaagacaaattagtacttaagaataatttattgatgtattttataaccgtgGCGATAGGTACAGAGCGTGGCGCGTTTggtagtgtgtagcgggtttatattacaaactttagtcacaacactacccatcatagacaattgtagaatttaaaagaaacaaaaccgccattccatcagttcctaataacctaacttatgaaaccattttaaacttttaattaaatatccaagatacagttacatatttatgtattttacggaacggaccgtttcaatagtgtataattgtatatgtgtatggtttccatggtatttgatgaggtggtgtgaaaattcaaagagaaacagtgataaaacaaaattaggttgtttgtttacatagttagcaagttctattggaatagaCTTTACATCATAAGCTGCATCATAAGCATACCTACGTGTGCTAAGTCGGGGCACCCTGTGCGTTATTTATAATttgcggaaagtttccaaaaagttgAACAATGTTTTATTACTaggatttataaaaaataaaagtacttttagcGATTTGTTGAACACGATGTATTTACAATActaacaataatattattataattttatttagtacataCAATTGAGTCTATACCTATAAACTAATAGGAACATTAAAAAGAACAATAATATTACCGTGAAAGTATAAAACTTAGCCCGTAACTTTAcgtaactttgcccaccgcgtcactgtccagtaaaagcgaaataacttaaaagtagttacagatacactttctTCAGAAAGTAAACAAAGCACACAAAGCGGCAaaggcaaagttatgttaaagcgcaaagttttatatttttacggtatagacaaaggattacaaaaaaaaatctaagtttTATACGAGAGCTAAGTAATGGGTGAACTTTCTGGTTTAAGTTAGTGGGATGTAAATAGGTCAACTCATATTAACTCGACTATAACATTCGTGTTACTTTAGATAGTGTTTTCAATCAtttagtataataataagttgtcGTATAAGACAATATATCACATATCATTAACCttgtgccgcccaccatacaaaagtAAGTAGCCAAGGAAATTAAAATCTTGTTGTTATTACAATTAggtttaatttcattttatcgaaaattttacgagacaaatgaaatgctgccTGTTACGTTGTTTTCAATTAAGGTCACCTAAGGTACGTTGGGCGGCACAAGGATAAAATACACTAAATGTGTGGGTACAGAATGCTACCAGAACTACCACGTCTTGCAGGGAATTGTTGAAAATTAACTATCCAACTGTAACTCTatagtttaataactaaataaggAATCCGTAAATCACAGAATACGGCAAATACGGTGAGCTTATTTTACTCCATAAATTGATGAGAAAACGTCTAACTTATTCTTCAGCTCAGATTCCTTggattttctctttaaatttctTTAAAATGGCTTTCAATTAATTCTTAGTCAATAACTAACAGTAAATTTCCAGTTATTTATCATTTCATTGGAACGGTTGGAACGTTTAtaattaatacttttttttgtttgttgagTTTTATGTAACATGTTTAGTTATCCAGTCTTTGTGATAGAAAACGTTATTAAACAATGAGGAAACCGATGATCCGCATTCATGATCGCCCCGTTTCCCGCTCACAACACCCAACAGCAAATATTTCTTTTTCGACAATACCATTAATGGGCCCCCGGAGTCGCCATGACATATGTCCTCTCCATGGTCACCGATACTGCAAAACATGCTGTCGTCTTTATACGAGTACTGTTCTTTACATTTGTCATTGGACACGTAATTGACATTCGCTGCTTGTTTCACATTGGTCTCTTTTTTGCCGTTCATACCCCATCCAGCGATGATAATGTTTTCACCTTTTATATCTGCAACGTCTTCGGTCGGCAAGCATATGGGTCTGATGAAATCTATCAAAATAATCGCGTATTAAATTCTTATTTCCATTTGTTCTACTaaattttcacttcaaaaattttGGCTGTAGCTACGATGCTATGATCAGATGTACCTAGCTGTGATGTAATTGTTGTATAGAAAATTGAAGTTTGATCGTGAATTTATTATGATAACTACCATTAGGTAAATACCTAGTTTTCTTTAAAGTTTTACTAACGGGAGTTCTGCAATGCTCACCTGTATATGGTATATCGGAGCTGAGTCTCAAGAGTGCCACATCGTTCTGCAAGTAGGTGTCGTTATAATCTTTGTGTATTATCACGTGCTCGACTTTCTTTACGATATTATGAATACATTCTTTTATCCCATTACTCGTGATACAATCCTCTGGGTAGGTATCAGTGTCATACTCGGCTAAGAAAACTTCAAGTCTGAAATTAAAAAgaagtaattttaatttatttttagactaggcatttattatttacaattcACTAGCAATACAACTAGtttcttaaaaataatacatggaatagaaaaaataaaacaaagttttatttttagttgatGAATTTATCTCATAACGCTAGCGCCAGTTAACGCATTAGTTTACGTTACATGACGTAACCAAAGGTTCCTTTTGGATATATTATCAAACCTgctgtaaaatataattatgatataaaaatattctaAGCAAATATTTGTAACCGTAAAAGTAAAAgccaaataacttaaaagtagttatacagatacactttctgaacaaagtgtatctgtaactaCTTATAAGTTActtcgcttttactgaactgtgacgcggcgggcaaagttatgttaaagggcaaagttttatacttttacagtACTTACTGCGAAATGTCTTTGAACGTGTTATACAGGCAGTGGGCGGCAGTGAGTACATATCGGGAGCTGACTATGGTTCCGCCGCAGTAGTCCGGGCTGTGCAGGCCCTTTAGGCGAGGGTTGATAGCCAGCCTCACCGTCCACGGCAGCTGATGCAAGTCCGTCGCCCGGCCGCCTGAAATACGTCAATAGATATGTTACATTAAGGTTATTTTAGGGCTTAACTCAACGTATTTTTTAGTCattcgcgcgacatgtttcgtaATGCCTTGTACggtgtacggctaccaccagttttgacagtGACACATTCGCTCACgactacgtaaattactttctatggatatatatgtatatttcgcTTACACCTAtggatatatatgtatatttcgcTTACACTAATATGCGAAtacaagcgagatgcatagaaagtaagttacgtagaAGTGAGCGAATATAGCAATGTAACAACGATGGTAGCCGTATACTTAGGTCTCCATCATAGTGCAGTGTGGTGGTTAATTGAGATGAAATTCCAATTGTCATAAAATAATATCCAAAGAGAAAAATATGGATTACTTTTGTACACAGAAGCGGTAGTTCATTTTTCTCTTCATTGGacctaaaaaaaactaacccAACAAAATGCTAGGAACAGTAAGCAATGAGTGGTCTCATATCGTAGAACCAACATAATGGTTAAGTTAAAAATACATACTTGCTGGGCTTATCGTTTTCGGCCTATAAGTATGAGTTCTCTATGGTGACAGTAATATTGATGAGCACTGCTAAATATATTATGGATTTATCCTACCTCTTATCATTTTGTGAGGCGGTTCGTCGCTGTCAGTTGACCGTCGGTTGCGTTCGTTCCAGGGTTCTGGCCAGAATGGACCATTAGGATAACCTAGATTTTGTTGATGAATCGGGAAGCCTGTAAGAatacaaatatatgtattattgtattaatataaataaaacagctCCGATTTTTAGATACAGACATACAATACACAGTCTAAACCATCGAAGGCAGGACCTTGATATTTGAAATATActgttaaaattttgtataattCGCCTCAAAGTAATGTTTTGCCATTCAACCTCCATAAACGTACTTTTCAACGAAGCAAGAAAAAAGACATAAGTTCTTTatgaattaggtacctactaatactATTAGTTCTATGACAAATTAATTGTCTTGAAGCACATTGTAATGACTTACGTGGCTCTTCCACACCGCAACACCCTGACTCAGGTGTCGGCAATCCCTTTAAATTTTTACACATTTTGTTCCTTCTATTGTTA
This genomic interval carries:
- the LOC134667053 gene encoding CLIP domain-containing serine protease B9-like; translated protein: MSGLIKAALLFKILVVQGSVFRAEKYLQDVNHIERYKSTYSDFGSDDFGDALNTFDVGRMEFMPRYQHGHFLNRKIIPDWFAKPANPELMGPVGPIEPLGPIRPTWPSSNGQGRIGFPARRNPNNNRRNKMCKNLKGLPTPESGCCGVEEPRFPIHQQNLGYPNGPFWPEPWNERNRRSTDSDEPPHKMIRGGRATDLHQLPWTVRLAINPRLKGLHSPDYCGGTIVSSRYVLTAAHCLYNTFKDISQLEVFLAEYDTDTYPEDCITSNGIKECIHNIVKKVEHVIIHKDYNDTYLQNDVALLRLSSDIPYTDFIRPICLPTEDVADIKGENIIIAGWGMNGKKETNVKQAANVNYVSNDKCKEQYSYKDDSMFCSIGDHGEDICHGDSGGPLMVLSKKKYLLLGVVSGKRGDHECGSSVSSLFNNVFYHKDWITKHVT